The Pseudomonas wenzhouensis genome has a segment encoding these proteins:
- a CDS encoding DUF2946 domain-containing protein, whose amino-acid sequence MKLARKERSLTAWLLYFSILFGAFACAISHGQMAGMQLSGLDSQYCSFDGNFGAGANLDGSGIVAPDPATGSNCALASLFSAIILAAFFGLLGLLAAERVRALPALYIPRLARYRWPPANPRASPFFA is encoded by the coding sequence ATGAAACTGGCCCGCAAAGAACGCTCGCTGACCGCCTGGTTGCTGTATTTCAGCATCCTGTTCGGTGCGTTCGCCTGCGCAATCAGTCACGGCCAGATGGCCGGCATGCAGCTCAGCGGCCTGGACAGCCAGTATTGCTCGTTCGATGGCAACTTCGGTGCCGGTGCCAACCTCGACGGTTCCGGTATCGTCGCCCCTGACCCGGCCACCGGCTCCAACTGCGCCCTGGCCAGCCTGTTCAGCGCCATCATCCTCGCGGCGTTCTTCGGCCTGCTGGGTTTGCTCGCTGCCGAGCGCGTGCGTGCGCTGCCAGCCCTGTATATCCCGCGTCTTGCCCGCTATCGCTGGCCCCCCGCCAACCCTCGCGCTTCTCCGTTTTTCGCCTGA
- a CDS encoding histone deacetylase, with product MPLPLVYHEDYSPPFPSGHRFPMEKFRLLRDHLVDSGLTTDAELQRPALCPADILALVHCPDYIARYMAGELSYEHQRRLGLPWSEALAQRTIRAVGGSLLTAELALRHGLACHLAGGTHHAHYDFPSGFCIFNDLAVIARYLLEAGRVQRVLIFDCDVHQGDGTARLLENEPDAVTVSLHCEQNFPARKAQSDWDIPLPRGMGDADYLKVVNDSLGYLLALYQPDLVLYDAGVDVHKDDALGYLQLTDAGLAARDEAVLNHCLGRDIPVLGVIGGGYSKDHAALARRHGILHHSAARVWAARGLR from the coding sequence ATGCCGTTACCGCTGGTCTACCACGAGGATTACAGTCCGCCCTTCCCCAGCGGACATCGTTTCCCCATGGAGAAATTCCGCCTGCTGCGCGATCACCTGGTCGACAGCGGCCTGACCACGGATGCCGAGTTGCAACGCCCCGCACTGTGCCCGGCGGACATTCTCGCCCTGGTGCATTGCCCGGACTACATCGCCCGCTACATGGCCGGCGAGTTGTCTTATGAACACCAGCGCCGCCTAGGCCTGCCCTGGAGCGAAGCACTGGCCCAGCGCACCATACGCGCCGTGGGCGGCTCGCTGCTGACCGCCGAACTGGCACTGCGTCATGGCCTGGCCTGCCACCTGGCGGGCGGCACGCACCATGCGCACTACGATTTTCCTTCCGGCTTCTGCATCTTCAACGACCTGGCGGTGATCGCCCGCTACCTGCTCGAAGCCGGACGCGTGCAGCGCGTGTTGATCTTCGACTGCGACGTGCACCAGGGCGACGGCACCGCACGGCTACTGGAAAACGAACCCGATGCCGTCACCGTATCCCTGCACTGCGAGCAGAATTTCCCGGCACGCAAGGCGCAGAGCGACTGGGATATTCCCCTGCCACGCGGCATGGGCGATGCCGATTATCTCAAGGTGGTCAACGACAGCCTCGGCTACCTGCTGGCGCTCTACCAGCCGGACCTGGTGCTCTACGACGCCGGTGTCGATGTGCACAAGGACGATGCCCTGGGCTACCTGCAACTGACCGATGCAGGCCTGGCGGCACGTGACGAAGCCGTGCTGAACCACTGCCTGGGCCGTGACATTCCGGTGCTGGGGGTGATCGGCGGCGGCTACTCCAAGGACCACGCCGCCCTCGCCCGCCGCCACGGCATCCTCCATCACAGCGCCGCAAGGGTGTGGGCGGCGCGAGGGTTGCGTTGA
- the tesB gene encoding acyl-CoA thioesterase II, translating into MTQVLDDLVALLSLEQIEENLFRGRSQDLGFRQLFGGQVLGQCISAASQTVEEARHVHSMHGYFLRPGDASLPVVYQVERTRDGGSFSTRRVVAVQKGHPIFFCSASFQYDEEGFHHQNQMPDVPGPEDLKSETELARMVAPMIPERLRERAISDKPIEIRPVTLINPFAPQPCEPVKYVWFRAAGELPDDPQLHKYLLAYASDFNLLTTSMQPHGVSVFQKFMQVASLDHSLWFHRNLRMDDWLLYAMDSPWAGNARGFSRASIYNRQGELVASAAQEGLTRVREDWK; encoded by the coding sequence ATGACCCAGGTGCTCGATGATCTGGTCGCGCTGCTCAGCCTGGAGCAGATCGAGGAAAACCTGTTCCGTGGCCGCAGCCAGGATCTCGGTTTTCGTCAACTGTTCGGTGGCCAGGTGCTTGGCCAATGCATCTCTGCGGCCAGCCAGACGGTCGAGGAGGCGCGTCATGTGCACTCCATGCACGGTTATTTCCTGCGCCCCGGTGATGCCAGTTTGCCGGTGGTCTATCAGGTCGAGCGCACCCGCGATGGCGGCAGTTTCAGCACCCGTCGTGTGGTGGCGGTGCAGAAGGGCCATCCCATCTTCTTCTGCAGTGCCTCCTTCCAGTACGACGAGGAAGGCTTTCATCACCAGAACCAGATGCCGGATGTGCCCGGCCCCGAGGATCTGAAATCGGAAACCGAACTGGCGCGCATGGTGGCGCCGATGATTCCCGAACGCCTGCGCGAGCGCGCCATCAGCGACAAGCCGATCGAGATTCGTCCGGTGACGCTGATCAACCCCTTCGCCCCGCAGCCCTGCGAGCCGGTCAAGTACGTGTGGTTCCGCGCGGCAGGCGAGTTGCCGGATGACCCGCAACTGCACAAGTACCTGCTGGCCTATGCCAGTGACTTCAACCTGCTGACCACCTCGATGCAGCCGCATGGTGTGTCGGTGTTCCAGAAATTCATGCAGGTGGCCAGCCTCGACCATTCGCTGTGGTTCCATCGTAACTTGCGCATGGACGACTGGCTGCTCTACGCCATGGACAGCCCCTGGGCCGGCAATGCCCGTGGTTTCTCCCGCGCCAGCATCTACAACCGCCAGGGCGAGCTGGTGGCCTCGGCCGCGCAGGAAGGCCTGACCCGCGTGCGCGAGGACTGGAAGTGA
- a CDS encoding aminotransferase class V-fold PLP-dependent enzyme, with amino-acid sequence MSQICPDIDPDGLLEYSVVYTDRSLNHMSQSFQGVMRDISATLKQVYNAHAVAVVPGSGTYGMEAVARQLATGQKCLVLRNGWFSYRWTQIFDMGRIPAEAHVLKARPVADGPQAAFAPAPLDEVLATIAAEKPQVVFAPHVETSSGMILPDDYLRAVSDAVHAVGGLFVLDCIASGTLWVDMQACGIDVLISAPQKGWSASPCCALVMLSEAAQARVEATQSSSFACDLKKWLQIMQAYEQGGHAYHATMPSDALARFRDAMLEAKAIGFAKVREQQQELGDRVRALLAARGFKSVAAKGFEAPGVVVCYTDDAQIKTGAKFAAIGLQIAAGVPLQCDEPADFQTFRLGLFGLDKLGNIDRTVKTLEQALDKVLG; translated from the coding sequence ATGTCCCAGATCTGCCCCGATATCGATCCCGATGGCCTGCTCGAATATTCGGTGGTCTACACCGACCGCTCGCTGAACCATATGTCGCAGTCGTTCCAGGGCGTGATGCGCGATATCTCTGCCACCCTGAAACAAGTCTATAACGCCCATGCCGTGGCAGTAGTGCCTGGCAGCGGCACCTATGGCATGGAGGCGGTGGCGCGCCAGTTGGCCACCGGGCAGAAGTGCCTGGTGCTGCGCAACGGCTGGTTCAGCTACCGCTGGACGCAGATCTTCGACATGGGCCGGATTCCTGCTGAAGCCCATGTGCTCAAGGCGCGCCCGGTCGCCGACGGCCCGCAGGCCGCCTTCGCCCCGGCGCCACTGGACGAGGTGCTGGCGACCATCGCCGCCGAGAAACCGCAGGTGGTGTTCGCCCCGCACGTGGAAACCTCCTCGGGCATGATCCTGCCGGACGACTACCTGCGCGCGGTGAGCGACGCGGTGCATGCCGTCGGTGGTCTGTTCGTGCTCGACTGCATCGCCTCCGGCACGCTCTGGGTGGACATGCAGGCCTGCGGCATCGACGTGCTGATCAGCGCCCCGCAGAAGGGCTGGAGCGCATCGCCCTGTTGCGCCCTGGTGATGCTCAGTGAGGCGGCTCAGGCGCGCGTCGAAGCCACCCAGAGCAGCAGCTTCGCCTGTGACCTGAAAAAGTGGCTGCAGATCATGCAGGCCTACGAGCAGGGCGGCCATGCCTACCACGCCACCATGCCCAGCGATGCCCTGGCGCGTTTCCGCGACGCCATGCTGGAGGCCAAGGCCATCGGCTTCGCCAAGGTGCGCGAGCAACAGCAGGAACTCGGTGATAGGGTGCGCGCACTGCTGGCCGCACGCGGCTTCAAGAGCGTCGCCGCCAAGGGCTTCGAGGCGCCGGGTGTGGTGGTCTGCTACACCGACGATGCGCAGATCAAGACCGGCGCCAAGTTCGCCGCCATCGGCCTGCAGATTGCCGCCGGTGTGCCGCTGCAGTGCGACGAGCCGGCGGACTTCCAGACCTTCCGCCTGGGTCTGTTCGGGCTGGACAAGCTGGGCAACATCGACCGCACGGTGAAGACGCTGGAGCAGGCATTGGACAAGGTGCTGGGCTGA
- a CDS encoding HAD family hydrolase, whose translation MNTLREARHWVFDMDGTLTLAVHDFVAIKRALDIPEEDDILHHLAALPADEAAAKHAWLLEHERELALASRPAPGAIDLVRALRERGCQLGILTRNAHPLALLTLEAIGLEDCFAIDDILGRDEAPPKPHPGGLLHLAERWAVKPQTLVMVGDYRFDLECAQAAGARGVLVNLPDNPWPELTELHARDCAQLLAGLG comes from the coding sequence GTGAATACACTGCGCGAAGCACGTCATTGGGTGTTCGACATGGACGGCACCCTGACCCTGGCCGTGCATGATTTTGTCGCGATCAAGCGTGCCTTGGACATCCCCGAAGAGGACGACATCCTCCATCACCTGGCCGCGCTACCGGCGGATGAGGCCGCCGCCAAGCATGCCTGGCTGCTGGAGCATGAGCGCGAACTGGCCCTGGCCTCGCGTCCGGCGCCGGGTGCCATCGACCTGGTACGCGCCCTGCGCGAGCGCGGCTGTCAGCTCGGCATTCTGACGCGCAATGCTCATCCGCTGGCCCTGCTGACGCTGGAGGCCATCGGCCTGGAGGATTGTTTCGCGATTGATGACATCCTCGGCCGTGACGAGGCGCCGCCCAAACCGCATCCGGGTGGTTTGCTGCACTTGGCCGAGCGCTGGGCGGTCAAACCGCAGACGTTGGTGATGGTCGGCGATTACCGCTTCGATCTGGAGTGCGCCCAGGCTGCCGGGGCGCGCGGCGTGCTGGTCAATCTGCCGGACAATCCCTGGCCGGAGCTGACCGAGTTGCATGCGCGCGATTGTGCGCAACTGTTGGCGGGGTTGGGCTGA
- a CDS encoding TetR family transcriptional regulator: protein MARRTKAEAQATRALILDAAEQVFHAQGVSHASLAEVAKAAGVSRGAIYWHFENKIDLFQAMLERLRLPLEELARASESEDEPDPLGCMRELLIKALTRLACDPQTCRLHDILRYKCEYTGELVGLRERMQALSLECDQRIAKALSNAVNKGQLPSDLDCQRAAVCLHAYMEGIEANWLLVPNFDLEQQAPALVDTMLDMLRSPALRLTSS from the coding sequence ATGGCTAGACGAACCAAGGCAGAGGCGCAAGCAACGCGGGCGCTGATACTCGATGCCGCCGAGCAGGTGTTCCATGCTCAGGGGGTCTCGCATGCGTCTCTGGCCGAAGTGGCGAAAGCCGCTGGCGTCAGCCGTGGCGCCATCTACTGGCATTTCGAGAACAAGATCGATCTGTTCCAGGCCATGCTCGAGCGTCTGCGTTTACCGCTCGAGGAGTTGGCCCGCGCCAGCGAGAGCGAGGATGAGCCGGACCCGCTGGGCTGCATGCGTGAGCTGCTGATCAAGGCGCTGACGCGCCTGGCCTGTGACCCGCAGACATGCCGTCTGCATGACATCCTGCGTTACAAATGCGAATACACCGGTGAGCTCGTCGGGCTGCGCGAACGCATGCAGGCGCTCAGTCTGGAGTGCGACCAGCGCATCGCCAAGGCGCTGAGCAACGCCGTCAACAAGGGCCAGTTACCGAGTGATCTAGATTGCCAGCGTGCTGCCGTTTGCCTGCATGCCTATATGGAGGGTATCGAAGCCAACTGGTTGCTGGTGCCCAACTTCGATCTGGAGCAGCAGGCCCCAGCGCTGGTCGATACCATGCTGGACATGCTGCGCAGCCCGGCGCTGCGTTTGACGAGCAGTTAG
- a CDS encoding efflux RND transporter periplasmic adaptor subunit codes for MHKKPAFAALVSAIAVAMLTLTGCQEDSTPQAQPTPEVGVVTLQAQPYALTSEVPGRTSAYRIAEVRPQVNGIIQKRLFTEGSEVKAGQQLYQIDPATYEAAYKSAQATQLSAKSLADRYKLLVNDKAVSQQAYDEARAASLQADAALEQARIDLRYTRVMAPISGRIGRSAVTEGALVSNGQASAMATIQQLDPIYVDVTQSSKELLRLRRDLAEGRLQKASDSAAKVALKLEDGSRYAHEGTLEFSEVAVDESTGSVTLRAVFPNPDHLLLPGMFVHAELLSGVKENAILAPQQGVTRNQRGEPTAMVVNAENKVEQRVLKADRTAGNAWLVEDGLKDGDRLITEGLQFVQPGAEVKAVPASNVKTEQPAQDAEPANGQD; via the coding sequence ATGCACAAGAAACCAGCCTTTGCCGCCTTGGTTTCCGCCATCGCCGTGGCAATGCTCACGCTCACCGGCTGCCAGGAAGACAGTACCCCGCAGGCCCAGCCAACCCCCGAGGTTGGTGTGGTCACGCTGCAGGCGCAACCCTATGCCCTGACCAGCGAAGTGCCAGGCCGTACCAGCGCCTATCGCATTGCCGAGGTGCGCCCACAGGTCAATGGCATCATCCAGAAGCGCCTGTTTACCGAGGGCAGCGAGGTCAAGGCGGGGCAGCAGCTGTATCAGATCGACCCGGCCACCTACGAGGCTGCCTACAAGAGCGCCCAGGCCACGCAGTTGTCCGCCAAGTCACTGGCTGATCGCTACAAGCTGCTGGTCAATGACAAGGCCGTCAGCCAGCAGGCCTACGACGAGGCCCGCGCGGCCAGCCTGCAGGCCGATGCCGCCCTGGAGCAGGCGCGTATCGATCTGCGCTACACCAGAGTGATGGCGCCGATCAGCGGCCGTATCGGCCGTTCCGCCGTGACCGAAGGTGCGCTGGTGAGCAACGGCCAGGCGAGCGCCATGGCCACCATTCAGCAGCTCGACCCGATCTACGTCGATGTCACCCAGTCGAGCAAGGAACTGCTGCGCCTGCGCCGCGACCTGGCCGAAGGACGTTTGCAGAAGGCCAGCGACAGCGCCGCCAAGGTCGCGCTGAAGCTGGAGGACGGCAGCCGCTACGCGCATGAAGGCACGCTGGAGTTCTCCGAGGTCGCGGTGGACGAAAGCACCGGTTCGGTGACCCTGCGCGCGGTATTCCCCAACCCTGATCACCTGCTGCTGCCGGGCATGTTCGTGCACGCCGAACTGCTGTCCGGGGTCAAGGAAAACGCCATCCTCGCCCCGCAGCAAGGTGTGACCCGCAACCAGCGTGGTGAGCCGACGGCGATGGTGGTCAATGCCGAAAACAAGGTGGAGCAGCGTGTACTCAAGGCCGACCGCACCGCCGGCAATGCCTGGCTGGTCGAGGATGGCCTGAAGGACGGCGACCGCCTGATCACCGAAGGCCTGCAGTTCGTCCAGCCGGGTGCCGAGGTCAAGGCCGTGCCGGCCAGCAACGTCAAGACCGAACAGCCTGCCCAAGACGCCGAACCAGCCAACGGCCAGGACTAA
- a CDS encoding efflux RND transporter permease subunit: protein MSRFFIDRPIFAWVIALVIMLAGGLSILKLPINQYPSIAPPAVSIQVSYPGASAQTVQDTVVQVIEQQLNGIDGLRYVSSSSNSDGSMEIIVTFEQGVNPDIAQVQVQNKLQLATPLLPQEVQQQGIRVTKSVRNFLMVIGVVSKDGSMTREDLSDYIVSNLQDPISRTKGVGDFQVFGAQYAMRIWLDPAKLNSFQLTPVDVRSAIQAQNVQISSGQFGGLPAAPGNQLNATIIGKTRLQSPEEFRKILLKVQADGSQVRLGDIAKVELGGENYAINAQFNGLPASGLAIRLATGANALDTAKAVRETISNLEPFFPPGMEVVFPYDTTPVISASIEGVVHTLFEAIVLVFLVMFLFLQNLRATIIPTMAVPVVLLGTFGVLAAFGFSINTLTMFAMVLAIGLLVDDAIVVVENVERVMREEGLSPKEATKKSMGQIQGALVGIGLVLSAVFLPMAFFGGSTGVIYRQFSITIVSAMALSVLVALIFTPALCATLLKPIDSDHHEAKRGFFGWFNRTFDRGSNAYQRGVAGMLKRKTPYLLLYLVIVIIMAWMFSRIPTAFLPEEDQGVLFAQVQTPAGSSAERTQVVVDEMRQYLLEEEASTVQSVFTVTGFNFAGRGQSSGMAFIMLKPWGERPGEENGVAALAQRAQMHFFSFRDALVFAFAPPAVMEMGNATGFNFFLQDQAGVGHEVMNEARDKFLQLANQHPVLDSVRANGLRDEAQYQLLIDDERARALGLSLADINSTLSIAWGASYVNDFIDRGRVKKVYLQGTAESRMSPEDLNKWYVRNDQGRMVPFSAFASGEWTYGPPKLARYNGVSAVEILGAPAPGYSTGDAMAAVEEIASQLPQGVGYSWTGLSYEERLAGSQTTALFVISAIVVFLCLAALYESWSIPFSVMLVVPLGIIGALAFTELRGLSNDVFFKVGLLTTIGLSARNAILIVEFAKAQYEQGMSLAEAAIEACRMRLRPIIMTSLAFILGCLPLAIATGAGAGSKHAIGTGVIGGMLSAMILAIFWIPLFYVVVCSLFEKKRPEPARENEKEALQ from the coding sequence ATGTCCAGATTCTTTATCGACCGGCCGATCTTCGCCTGGGTGATCGCCCTGGTGATCATGCTGGCCGGCGGCCTGTCCATCCTCAAATTGCCGATCAACCAGTACCCGAGCATCGCGCCGCCCGCTGTGTCCATCCAGGTGTCGTATCCGGGCGCCTCGGCGCAGACGGTGCAGGACACCGTGGTGCAGGTGATCGAGCAGCAGCTCAACGGTATCGACGGCCTGCGCTATGTCAGCTCGTCGAGCAACTCCGACGGCAGCATGGAGATCATCGTTACCTTCGAGCAGGGGGTGAACCCGGATATCGCCCAGGTTCAGGTGCAGAACAAGCTGCAACTGGCGACCCCGCTGCTGCCGCAGGAAGTCCAGCAACAGGGCATCCGCGTAACCAAGTCGGTGCGTAACTTCCTCATGGTCATCGGCGTGGTGTCGAAAGACGGCAGCATGACCCGTGAGGACTTGTCCGACTACATCGTCTCCAACCTGCAAGACCCGATTTCACGGACCAAGGGCGTCGGCGACTTCCAGGTGTTCGGTGCGCAGTACGCCATGCGCATCTGGCTCGACCCGGCCAAGCTCAACAGCTTCCAGCTGACCCCGGTCGATGTGCGCAGCGCCATCCAGGCGCAGAACGTGCAGATTTCCTCCGGTCAGTTCGGCGGCCTGCCTGCGGCGCCGGGCAACCAGCTCAACGCCACCATCATCGGCAAGACCCGCCTGCAGAGCCCGGAAGAGTTCCGCAAGATCCTGCTCAAGGTGCAGGCCGACGGCTCGCAGGTACGCCTGGGGGATATCGCCAAGGTCGAACTGGGCGGCGAGAACTACGCCATCAACGCGCAGTTCAACGGCCTGCCGGCTTCCGGCCTGGCCATTCGTCTGGCCACGGGTGCCAACGCGCTGGACACCGCCAAGGCGGTGCGTGAAACCATTTCCAATCTCGAGCCGTTCTTCCCGCCGGGCATGGAAGTGGTCTTCCCCTACGACACCACGCCGGTGATCTCGGCCTCCATCGAAGGGGTGGTGCACACCCTGTTCGAGGCCATCGTGCTGGTGTTCCTGGTGATGTTCCTGTTCCTGCAGAACCTGCGCGCCACCATCATCCCGACCATGGCGGTGCCGGTGGTGCTGCTCGGCACATTCGGGGTGCTCGCCGCGTTCGGCTTCTCCATCAATACCCTGACCATGTTCGCCATGGTGTTGGCCATCGGCCTGCTGGTGGACGACGCCATCGTGGTGGTGGAGAACGTCGAGCGGGTGATGCGCGAGGAAGGCCTGTCACCCAAGGAAGCGACCAAGAAATCCATGGGGCAGATTCAGGGCGCGCTGGTGGGTATCGGCCTGGTGCTGTCGGCGGTGTTCCTGCCGATGGCCTTCTTCGGCGGCTCCACGGGGGTCATCTACCGGCAATTCTCCATCACCATCGTCTCGGCCATGGCCCTGTCGGTGCTGGTGGCACTGATCTTCACGCCGGCGCTGTGCGCCACCCTGCTCAAACCCATCGACAGCGACCACCACGAAGCCAAGCGCGGTTTCTTCGGCTGGTTCAACCGCACCTTCGACCGCGGCAGCAACGCCTACCAGCGCGGCGTGGCGGGCATGCTCAAGCGCAAGACGCCCTACCTGCTGCTGTACCTGGTGATTGTCATCATCATGGCCTGGATGTTCAGCCGCATCCCCACCGCCTTCCTCCCCGAGGAAGACCAGGGCGTGCTGTTCGCCCAGGTGCAGACGCCGGCCGGCTCCAGTGCCGAGCGCACCCAGGTGGTGGTCGACGAGATGCGCCAGTACCTACTGGAAGAGGAAGCCAGTACGGTTCAATCTGTGTTCACCGTCACCGGCTTCAACTTCGCCGGTCGTGGTCAAAGCTCCGGTATGGCCTTCATCATGCTCAAGCCCTGGGGCGAGCGCCCGGGTGAGGAAAATGGCGTCGCCGCACTGGCGCAACGGGCGCAGATGCACTTCTTCAGCTTCCGCGATGCCCTGGTATTCGCCTTTGCTCCGCCGGCGGTGATGGAGATGGGTAACGCCACCGGCTTCAACTTCTTCCTGCAGGATCAGGCAGGCGTTGGCCATGAGGTGATGAACGAGGCACGCGACAAGTTCCTGCAACTGGCCAACCAGCACCCGGTGCTCGACAGCGTGCGCGCCAACGGCCTGCGTGACGAAGCGCAGTACCAACTGCTGATCGATGACGAACGCGCCCGTGCCCTCGGCCTGTCGCTGGCGGACATCAACAGCACCCTGTCGATTGCCTGGGGCGCCAGCTACGTCAACGACTTCATCGACCGTGGCCGGGTGAAGAAGGTCTACCTGCAAGGTACGGCCGAATCGCGCATGAGCCCGGAAGACCTGAACAAGTGGTACGTGCGCAACGACCAGGGCCGCATGGTGCCGTTCAGCGCCTTCGCCAGTGGCGAGTGGACTTACGGCCCGCCGAAGCTGGCGCGCTATAACGGCGTCTCGGCGGTGGAAATCCTCGGTGCGCCGGCGCCCGGCTATAGCACCGGTGATGCCATGGCCGCCGTCGAGGAAATCGCCTCGCAACTGCCGCAGGGCGTCGGCTACTCCTGGACCGGTCTGTCCTACGAAGAGCGCCTGGCCGGCTCGCAGACCACGGCATTGTTCGTGATCTCGGCCATCGTCGTGTTCCTCTGCCTGGCAGCGCTGTACGAGAGCTGGTCGATCCCGTTCTCGGTGATGCTGGTGGTGCCGCTGGGGATCATCGGCGCGCTGGCCTTCACCGAGCTGCGCGGGCTGTCCAACGACGTGTTCTTCAAGGTCGGCCTGCTCACCACCATCGGGTTGTCGGCGCGTAACGCGATTCTGATCGTCGAGTTCGCCAAGGCGCAGTACGAACAGGGCATGAGCCTCGCCGAGGCTGCCATCGAAGCCTGTCGTATGCGCCTGCGGCCGATCATCATGACCTCGCTGGCCTTCATCCTCGGCTGCCTGCCGCTGGCCATCGCCACGGGTGCCGGCGCCGGCAGCAAGCACGCCATCGGCACCGGAGTGATCGGCGGCATGCTCAGCGCGATGATCCTGGCGATCTTCTGGATTCCGCTGTTCTACGTCGTGGTCTGCTCGCTGTTCGAGAAAAAGCGCCCCGAGCCGGCCCGTGAAAACGAGAAGGAGGCACTGCAATGA
- the adeC gene encoding AdeC/AdeK/OprM family multidrug efflux complex outer membrane factor, with the protein MRQSLLSLAVAAALLSGCSLIPDYQRPDAPVAADWPQGEAYGSAATEGSRAAADLQWREFFRDPALQQLVQVALENNRDLRVAALNVEAYRALYRIQRADLLPSVAADGSGSRQRMPGDLSQTGEARTSGQYSATLGVNAWELDFFGRIRSLSEQALQEYLATEQAARSTQISLVASVASAYLQWQADLALLQLTQDTLKTFEESYQLTQRSFDVGVADALALSQARSSVDSARVSLAQYQRLVAQDRNALIQLLGTGLPADLPQGLKLNADLLEQVPAGLPADLLQRRPDLLHAEYRLKAANANIGAARAAFFPSISLTANAGTASSQLSGLFDGGSGTWLFQPQISLPIFNAGRLRANLDYAELQSDIRVAEYEKAIQVAFQEVADRLAARTTYRQQLDAQRALLETTETYYELAERRYRTGVDSYLTLLDAQRQLFSVRQQLIIDRLAQLSSEVELYKALGGGWSATGGNASQD; encoded by the coding sequence ATGAGGCAGTCCCTGTTGTCCCTGGCCGTGGCCGCCGCTCTGCTCAGCGGCTGCAGCCTGATCCCTGACTATCAGCGCCCGGATGCGCCCGTGGCGGCTGACTGGCCGCAGGGCGAGGCCTATGGCAGCGCCGCCACGGAAGGCAGCCGCGCTGCGGCTGACCTGCAATGGCGCGAGTTCTTCCGCGACCCGGCGCTGCAGCAACTGGTGCAGGTGGCGCTGGAAAACAACCGCGACCTGCGCGTCGCCGCGCTGAACGTCGAAGCCTACCGCGCGCTGTACCGCATCCAGCGCGCCGATCTGCTGCCCTCGGTGGCCGCCGACGGCAGCGGCAGCCGCCAGCGCATGCCCGGTGATCTGAGCCAGACCGGCGAAGCCCGTACCAGCGGCCAGTACAGCGCCACCCTGGGCGTCAACGCCTGGGAGCTGGACTTCTTCGGCCGCATTCGCAGCCTCAGCGAGCAGGCGTTGCAGGAGTACCTGGCTACCGAACAGGCCGCGCGCAGCACGCAGATCAGCCTGGTCGCCAGCGTGGCCAGCGCCTACCTGCAATGGCAGGCCGATCTGGCCCTGCTGCAGCTGACCCAGGACACCCTGAAAACCTTCGAGGAAAGCTATCAGCTGACCCAGCGCAGCTTCGACGTCGGCGTCGCCGATGCCCTGGCCCTGAGTCAGGCACGCAGCTCGGTGGACAGCGCGCGCGTCAGCCTGGCGCAGTACCAGCGCCTGGTCGCCCAGGATCGCAACGCCCTGATCCAACTGCTCGGCACCGGTCTGCCGGCCGACCTGCCGCAGGGGCTGAAGCTCAATGCCGATCTGCTGGAACAGGTTCCCGCCGGCCTGCCCGCCGACCTGTTGCAGCGCCGCCCCGACCTGCTGCATGCCGAGTACCGGCTCAAGGCCGCCAACGCCAACATCGGCGCGGCGCGTGCGGCGTTCTTCCCCAGCATCAGCCTGACGGCCAATGCCGGCACCGCCAGCAGCCAGTTGTCCGGCCTGTTCGACGGCGGCTCTGGTACCTGGCTGTTCCAGCCGCAGATCAGCCTGCCGATCTTCAATGCCGGCCGTCTGCGCGCCAACCTCGACTATGCCGAGCTGCAAAGCGATATCCGCGTCGCCGAGTACGAGAAGGCCATCCAGGTGGCCTTCCAGGAAGTTGCCGACCGCCTTGCCGCGCGCACCACCTATCGTCAGCAACTGGATGCCCAGCGCGCCCTGCTGGAAACCACCGAAACCTACTATGAACTGGCCGAGCGCCGTTACCGCACCGGTGTCGACAGCTACCTGACCCTGCTCGACGCCCAACGCCAGCTGTTCAGCGTGCGCCAGCAACTGATCATCGACCGCCTGGCCCAGCTCAGCAGCGAAGTGGAGCTGTACAAGGCGCTGGGGGGTGGCTGGAGCGCTACAGGGGGCAACGCCTCGCAGGATTAA